The following coding sequences lie in one Alicyclobacillus curvatus genomic window:
- a CDS encoding AzlC family ABC transporter permease — translation MRFSFTSNTAELASGGSSGAGQGDFAAALKKSFPLSVSVFTYGLAYGALAHSTNHLGLVQTLAMSVFVFAGASQFTILALLQQGAVFWTIVSSVFFLNSRQILYGLSLGRHLTRIPIRRLLALSHGMTDESYSVTILAAEEREVSASYFFGAGTAIIVPWIFSSLLGYLIGSLIADPQRFGLDFAYTAAFMGLLGAQLQSRRRIIMAVLAGLSATFANHFYGTSGAVFAGAIISFAIGVVEK, via the coding sequence TTGCGATTTTCATTCACCTCGAACACCGCAGAACTCGCGTCCGGGGGCTCGTCAGGAGCAGGACAGGGCGATTTTGCTGCGGCACTGAAAAAGTCTTTCCCATTATCGGTGAGCGTCTTCACGTACGGTCTTGCCTACGGTGCCTTAGCGCATTCGACCAATCACCTGGGACTCGTGCAGACGCTCGCTATGTCCGTGTTCGTATTTGCAGGTGCCTCTCAATTTACGATTCTTGCACTGCTCCAACAAGGCGCGGTCTTTTGGACCATCGTCAGCAGTGTGTTCTTTCTGAACTCCCGGCAAATTCTTTACGGATTGTCGCTTGGACGACATCTCACAAGGATTCCAATCCGACGTTTGTTGGCGCTGTCCCACGGTATGACTGACGAAAGCTACAGTGTGACAATCCTCGCCGCCGAAGAACGCGAGGTCTCTGCCTCCTACTTCTTCGGTGCAGGTACCGCTATCATTGTGCCATGGATTTTCAGTTCCCTGCTCGGTTACCTCATCGGCAGCCTGATTGCCGACCCCCAGCGGTTTGGACTGGATTTTGCCTATACAGCCGCCTTTATGGGACTCCTCGGTGCACAACTCCAATCACGCCGAAGAATAATCATGGCCGTTTTAGCAGGTCTCTCTGCCACCTTTGCCAACCACTTCTACGGAACTTCAGGGGCTGTATTTGCAGGAGCCATCATCAGTTTTGCAATAGGAGTGGTAGAAAAATGA
- a CDS encoding helix-turn-helix transcriptional regulator: protein MEKRDISLLIGERLHTLRVNRGLSLETLASVTGVSKPMLGQIERGVSNPTVATLWKIASGLGVPFTSFISEEPHVTVVRANEQTPLYDDFERYQVFNTYTSTSGDVEVYRIRLLPGCHRLSEPHSAGVVESLTVAAGTMKIVLVNTVHTLFPGDALSFPGDMEHEYVNDSGEVAEAHLVIVY from the coding sequence ATGGAGAAGCGCGATATCTCTCTTCTCATCGGAGAGCGGTTGCACACCCTTCGTGTGAACAGAGGACTGTCGTTGGAAACGCTGGCCTCAGTCACGGGCGTCAGTAAACCGATGCTTGGTCAAATTGAGCGGGGCGTGTCCAATCCAACGGTTGCGACGTTGTGGAAAATTGCGTCCGGTCTGGGAGTGCCGTTTACCTCTTTCATCTCGGAGGAGCCGCATGTGACGGTTGTACGGGCGAACGAGCAGACTCCACTCTATGACGACTTTGAACGTTACCAAGTCTTTAATACGTACACGTCAACCAGTGGCGACGTCGAGGTATATCGAATTCGCCTTCTGCCCGGCTGTCACCGATTGTCCGAGCCTCACAGTGCAGGCGTGGTCGAATCCTTGACGGTCGCCGCTGGGACCATGAAGATAGTCCTTGTGAACACGGTACACACGTTGTTCCCAGGGGACGCGCTTTCATTTCCGGGAGATATGGAGCACGAATATGTGAATGATAGTGGCGAAGTCGCTGAAGCGCACCTTGTCATTGTCTATTGA
- a CDS encoding amidohydrolase has protein sequence MQELIDFRRDLHRHPELSLQEFETTKRIAAFLRQHGVEPLEYPLRTGVLAAIHGKYPGPAIAVRADIDALPIEEETGLAYASIIPGKMHACGHDFHTASVMAALLQTKALAESETSFAGTVLFVFQPAEEAGNGADDIIDSGVFDDYGVSAIIGAHNNPLLETGSIGVRSGGLMGSVDEFRIVIRGVGGHAAIPDRTIDPIVVASGIVSGLQHIVSRRVSPLDSVVVTVGMFHAGTANNVISSEAVLEGTVRCLGAHTRGPAEERLRKFVEESARAYGATAEITYEHVLPGVVNDAAITDVVQKAARRVVGVENVVEAEPTLGGEDFALYQRKLPGCFFWVGTGRKEGGSYGWHHPQFVVDEDMMSVAGQVFTEAAQTYLREHYEDRVD, from the coding sequence ATGCAGGAATTGATTGATTTTCGCCGAGACTTGCACCGTCATCCGGAACTCAGTCTGCAGGAGTTTGAAACGACCAAACGGATTGCCGCGTTCTTGCGTCAGCATGGGGTAGAGCCGCTAGAGTATCCGCTTCGCACTGGCGTCCTTGCCGCGATTCATGGCAAATATCCTGGGCCAGCAATCGCCGTCCGTGCAGACATTGACGCATTGCCGATTGAAGAAGAGACAGGTCTTGCCTACGCATCCATCATCCCTGGCAAGATGCATGCTTGCGGTCATGACTTCCACACGGCTTCCGTTATGGCGGCGTTGCTTCAGACAAAGGCACTGGCAGAGAGCGAGACCTCCTTTGCCGGGACGGTCCTGTTTGTGTTTCAGCCTGCAGAAGAGGCCGGAAACGGGGCGGATGACATCATCGACTCCGGGGTCTTTGATGATTACGGTGTGAGTGCTATCATCGGTGCACATAACAACCCTTTACTTGAGACTGGTTCCATCGGGGTTCGATCCGGTGGTTTAATGGGCAGCGTAGACGAGTTTCGGATTGTCATCCGGGGTGTGGGGGGGCATGCGGCCATACCGGATCGGACTATCGATCCGATTGTCGTTGCCTCCGGCATTGTCAGCGGGCTGCAGCATATTGTCAGCAGGCGTGTATCCCCGCTTGACTCCGTGGTTGTGACCGTAGGCATGTTTCACGCAGGGACTGCCAATAACGTGATTTCTTCTGAGGCCGTACTCGAGGGAACGGTGCGGTGCCTGGGGGCACATACGCGTGGACCTGCGGAGGAACGCCTGCGCAAATTCGTTGAGGAATCGGCTCGGGCGTACGGGGCCACTGCGGAAATTACCTATGAGCATGTGCTGCCAGGGGTTGTCAATGACGCTGCGATTACAGACGTCGTGCAAAAAGCAGCCAGGAGAGTTGTTGGGGTCGAGAACGTTGTAGAAGCAGAGCCCACCCTTGGCGGTGAAGATTTTGCCCTCTATCAGCGCAAACTACCAGGGTGCTTCTTTTGGGTAGGAACTGGTCGCAAGGAAGGCGGTTCGTATGGCTGGCATCATCCACAATTTGTTGTGGATGAAGATATGATGTCGGTGGCTGGACAAGTCTTCACTGAGGCCGCACAAACGTACTTGAGGGAGCACTACGAAGACAGAGTGGACTAG
- the cysK gene encoding cysteine synthase A: protein MKLADSILDIIGNTPIVKLNRVPHPNGASVYVKLESHNPGGSVKDRPALNMVVDAEQKGHLVPGKSTVVEPTSGNTGIGLAMVCAARGYRCIITMPDNATEERVKILKAYGAEVHLTPAAERMSGAIEKANQLAAEIPDSFIPMQFENPANPGAHKGTTAIEIIDAFDGKLDAFVLTAGTGGTVTGTGQVLKERIPGIKIYVVEPAGSPVLAGGEPGPHKIPGTGPGFVPAVLNRDVYDELLHIEDADAETMARRVAAEEGILLGPSGAASVHFGVEIAKQLPQGARVLCMAPDSGERYLSSDLFPR from the coding sequence ATGAAACTTGCAGATTCCATTTTGGACATCATCGGCAATACGCCGATAGTGAAACTGAACCGAGTCCCGCATCCGAATGGGGCATCAGTATATGTGAAACTGGAGTCACACAATCCGGGCGGCAGCGTCAAAGACCGTCCGGCACTAAACATGGTGGTCGACGCAGAGCAGAAGGGGCATCTTGTTCCAGGGAAGAGCACAGTCGTGGAGCCGACTTCCGGCAACACGGGCATTGGTTTGGCCATGGTCTGTGCAGCCCGGGGATACCGGTGCATCATCACCATGCCGGATAACGCGACGGAAGAACGTGTCAAAATCTTGAAGGCATACGGTGCAGAAGTTCATTTGACACCAGCCGCAGAGCGCATGTCGGGAGCGATTGAGAAGGCGAATCAACTTGCCGCGGAGATTCCTGACAGCTTTATTCCAATGCAGTTTGAAAATCCAGCCAACCCAGGGGCACATAAAGGGACAACAGCGATTGAAATCATTGACGCATTTGATGGGAAGCTTGATGCCTTCGTGTTGACCGCGGGAACGGGGGGAACAGTGACTGGAACAGGGCAGGTGCTGAAAGAACGTATCCCCGGCATCAAGATATACGTGGTTGAGCCAGCGGGATCGCCCGTCCTTGCGGGGGGCGAACCTGGACCGCACAAGATTCCGGGAACTGGTCCCGGATTTGTTCCGGCAGTGTTAAATCGCGACGTGTACGACGAGTTGCTGCATATTGAAGATGCAGATGCGGAGACGATGGCGCGAAGAGTCGCTGCTGAAGAAGGCATTCTGTTGGGACCGTCCGGGGCAGCTTCCGTGCATTTTGGCGTGGAAATTGCAAAGCAGCTGCCGCAAGGTGCGCGCGTTCTGTGCATGGCCCCCGATTCAGGAGAGCGCTACTTGTCATCGGACCTATTTCCACGCTAA